In Hydractinia symbiolongicarpus strain clone_291-10 chromosome 13, HSymV2.1, whole genome shotgun sequence, a single genomic region encodes these proteins:
- the LOC130623578 gene encoding coronin-1C-A-like: protein MAFIRSSKFRHVFGTASRKDACYENFRVTNCAFEGTFIAANKKFIAFCVEVGGGGAFCVVNTDKTGRQDVNLPKVSAHKEYILDLQWNPFNDNMIATCSEDGSIKIWEIPDIGVLLNMDDSKALLSLDYHERRCIQIEWHPIASNVLLSVSQEPKVCVWNLDEGVAEVEIECHPDIIWNAAWSGKGDKIVTSCKDKKLRIFDARSGDLLVEGPGHEGSKAQRVLFTFDDKFLFTTGFSRMSERQYACWDASDLKQKMLEELDTANGCLIPYYDPDIQIMYIAAKGDSVIRYYELVDTEPYCHYINTYQSSAPQRGLARIPKRSVNVNACEVAKFYKLYGTKTGYIEPVSFAVPRKSELYQDDIYPDCVSIESAIEASEWFEGKNVEPNRIDMRTLFVGKTKAKASGGGLKKGGLKGLKAKKEAKETAKSTASSAPKPKEEKKEEPKKETKEPSPTPQRTSAPPQKVTAPTAAAPGVDPTVVKELQSEIKSLKDNEKKMKADLKALSDKVKDYDKLAGDIKLLCDAVKKNDERIAALENLVQEESEEEGE, encoded by the exons ATGGCGTTTATTCGTTCGTCAAAATTTCGACATGTCTTTGGCACTGCTTCTCGAAAAGATGCATGTTATGAAAACTTTCGTGTAACAAACTGTGCCTTCGAAGGTACCTTCATTGCTGCGAACAAAAAGTTCATTGCTTTTTGTGTTGAAGTTGGAGGTGGTGGTGCGTTCTGTGTTGTCAATACTGATAAA ACTGGACGACAAGATGTCAACTTGCCCAAGGTTAGTGCTCACAAAGAATATATTCTCGACCTGCAATGGAATCCTTTTAATGATAACATGATTGCTACGTGCAGCGAAGATGGTAGTATCAAGATCTGGGAGATACCCGATATAGGAGTTTTGTTAAATATGGACGATAGCAAGGCCTTACTGTCTCTTGATTACCACGAACGTCGCTGTATCCAAATAGAATGGCATCCGATTGCCTCAAACGTATTGTTGAGCGTGTCACAAGAACCCAAAGTTTGTGTATGGAATTTAGACGAAGGTGTAGCTGAAGTCGAGATAGAATGCCACCCTGACATTATCTGGAATGCAGCCTGGAGTGGGAAAGGTGACAAGATTGTGACGTCATGCAAGGATAAGAAACTAAGGATATTTGATGCAAGGTCTGGAGATCTACTTGTG GAGGGTCCTGGTCACGAAGGTTCAAAAGCTCAACGTGTGCTATTTACCTTCGATGACAAATTTCTCTTCACAACTGGATTTTCTCGCATGAGTGAAAGACAGTATGCATGTTGGGATGCG TCTGATTTGAAGCAGAAGATGCTGGAAGAACTTGACACAGCCAACGGATGTTTAATTCCCTACTACGATCCTGATATTCAAATTATGTATATTGCTGCTAAGGGAGACAGTGTCATCAGATATTACGAACTTGTCGATACTGAGCCCTATTGTCACTACATCAACACTTACCAGTCTAGTGCACCTCAGCGTGGTCTAGCCCGAATCCCAAAGCGAAGTGTCAACGTCAATGCTTGTGAAGTTGCGAAGTTTTATAAACTGTATGGGACTAAAACAGGATACATAGAACCAGTCTCGTTTGCAGTCCCTAGAAAG AGCGAGTTGTATCAAGACGATATCTATCCCGATTGCGTCAGTATCGAATCGGCGATCGAGGCCTCTGAATGGTTTGAGGGAAAGAATGTGGAACCCAACCGTATCGACATGAGAACTCTTTTTGTTGGAAAAACAAAAGCCAAAGCAAGTGGTGGTGGATTAAAGAAAGGTGGTTTGAAGGGCTTAAAAGCTAAAAAAGAGGCGAAGGAAACCGCTAAATCTACTGCTTCTAGTGCACCGAAACCGAAGGAAGAAAAGAAGGAAGAGCCGAAAAAGGAAACAAAAGAACCATCGCCTACTCCTCAG CGTACTTCTGCACCGCCTCAAAAAGTTACCGCCCCCACCGCAGCTGCACCAGGCgttgacccaacagttgtaaagGAACTTCAAAGCgaaataaaatcattaaaagacaacgaaaaaaaaatgaaggcTGACTTGAAAGCGCTGTCTGATAAAGTGAAGGATTACGATAAACTTGCCGGTGACATCAAACTACTATGCGATGCCGTTAAAAAGAACGACGAAAGAATCGCCGCCCTAGAAAACCTTGTGCAGGAAGAATCCGAAGAAGAAGGAGAGTAA
- the LOC130623412 gene encoding phosphoenolpyruvate phosphomutase-like — MFSHAGKKLVNNVVKSTFISTRNKSTQRTTLLKNMLQSKDLAFLMEAHSGLAAKIVEEAGFQGIWGSGLSISASLGVRDSNEASWTQVLDVVEYMSDASSLPILLDADTGYGNFNNARRLVRKLEERGAAGACLEDKLFPKTNSLLDGRAQPLADVEEFALKIKACKDSQRDPDFCIVARVEAFIAGWGLDEVLRRSHAYADAGADAILMHSKRSEPSEIKAFMEAWNNKTPVVIVPTKYYTTPTNEFQEWGVSTVIWANHNVRASINAMQNTCRTIFEEQSLVNVEDKIVPVKEVFRIQNDKELVEAEKKYLPTQ, encoded by the exons ATGTTTTCGCATGCTGGTAAAAAACTTGTCAACAATGTTGTGAAATCCACTTTTATTTCTACTAGAAATAAATCCACTCAG CGGACAACTTTACTCAAGAACATGCTTCAGTCCAAAGATTTAGCATTTCTTATGGAGGCACACAGTGGTCTTGCTGCAAAGATTGTAGAAGAAGCTG GTTTTCAAGGCATCTGGGGCAGTGGTTTGTCCATTTCAGCATCATTAGGTGTGCGTGATAGCAATGAAGCATCTTGGACGCAGGTATTAGACGTCGTGGAATATATGAGTGATGCGTCCAGTTTACCAATTCTGTTAGATGCTGATACGGGGTATGGCAATTTCAACAATGCGAGGCGTTTAGTTCGAAAATTGGAAGAGAGGGGTGCAGCTGGTGCTTGCTTAGAAGACAAGCTGTTTCCTAAAACAAACTCACTTTTGGATGGCAGAGCTCAACCGTTGGCAGATGTTGAAGAATTTGCCTTGAAGATAAAAGCTTGCAAAG ATAGTCAGAGAGATCCAGATTTCTGCATTGTCGCGCGTGTGGAAGCTTTTATTGCTGGATGGGGATTGGATGAAGTGTTACGTCGATCACATGCATACGCTGACGCTGGCGCTGATGCGATTCTAATGCACAGTAAGAGAAGCGAGCCTTCAGAAATCAAAGCTTTTATGGAAGCCTGGAATAACAAG ACGCCCGTTGTTATAGTACCAACAAAATATTACACTACACCGACCAATGAATTTCAAGAATGGGGTGTGTCAACTGTTATTTGGGCCAATCACAACGTTCGTGCGTCGATCAATGCAATGCAAAACACGTGTCGTACTATCTTTGAGGAGCAGTCTTTAGTTAACGTTGAAGATAAG atTGTTCCAGTGAAAGAAGTGTTTAGGATTCAAAACGATAAGGAGCTGGTCgaagcagaaaaaaaatatctaccTACTCAATAG
- the LOC130623411 gene encoding N-alpha-acetyltransferase 25, NatB auxiliary subunit-like, translating to MAASKAHVDVAERRLRPVYDALDNLNNKQAIKLTDNILKKQKDFHCAKALKALALIRSGRASESHAILDDIKQTAVKLDDSTLQAMTMCYKETKNPHGVVDIYELAVKQTCNNEEFLSHLFMACVRVQEYAKQQKAAMNLYKAFPKNPYYFWAVMSCVMQAVSSKEVKKKNMFLSLAERMVEKLLKEEKVDAEEEVRLYVMILEQQQKYEQLLELVQTDFGEKLRCILSEKDEKIVEYLMLLKKWPEANLKYKGLIEKHIDQWSFYKGYLSSFIHLRASGYSPDAPVDTENIQPDYTTEQVKSFLLKLGENSVSRAPTLAVMELIKIDDTIKDKSEELGGYLMKYFEAFGSKPCCYSDVQSYFDLLKNDKAKKVIEKLHSNLGTCDEDATCKEKVRYLVQGICLECLSRQLGFQNSLTNDAKFEKAKAYMKRYKESLKLGSDLNATEPQYGDQLVLLAVYLLLDVNCVKGDESMVWHILLFLEEAVESSPTFAQFKLLLFYLYSKLGAFGACEALISDVEVKYIMYDSLGYLLTAGSYISGQFQSTDRLYDSSIGFFMSSQKDTPEQIIASYKYGSFGQVLEMTELKRRLSKSYQFAQLKLEKLYIDLLKYANTVGETKDKFSEIQSALKKINITDLTTENLCDNRDLSFMDNFEPMLQRLTDAEKKVSFKDNVSWIRLRYLLLKVVSNCLPLENEVKEAVVNGDAEINGDAMEIYLQLIDEYPSVEPSSVALLDRWSSIHRPPPSPVDMYTSLKYHRVLVSLVKCCETLKHSTELDDTCIQFVTDDMKLASDVLTANFDVIVSQLTRSHGDNQMFNGKNLANIVYFVETCNLSIVLVLAMKLALENKLITLRRGKRKKGTSKHVEITSALKHFSKTLKEKLKSLLEKLTAVKVEVIEKTLDIEAIEELFEQTNSTTVTKVWQKIQASYKQSIEEINQIIGLKLKYIDALV from the exons ATGGCGGCTTCGAAGGCACATGTGGATGTTGCAGAGCGACGACTTCGGCCTGTTTATG atgcCCTGGATAACTTGAATAATAAACAAGCCATCAAGCTAACAGATAACatattaaagaaacaaaaagattttCACTGTGCCAag GCATTAAAAGCCCTGGCTTTAATACGTTCAGGAAGAGCTAGTGAAAGTCATGCTATTCTTGACGACATCAAACAGACTGCTGTCAAATTAGACGACTCTACTCTCCAAGCAATGACAATGTgttataaagaaacaaaaaatc CACATGGTGTTGTTGATATCTATGAATTGGCAGTAAAACAAACATGCAATAATGAAGAGTTTTTAAGTCATTTGTTCATGGCTTGTGTAAGAGTACAGGAATATGCTAAACAACAAAAG GCTGCTATGAATCTGTACAAAGCGTTTCCAAAGAATCCATATTATTTCTGGGCTGTAATGAGTTGTGTGATGCAG gcTGTTTCTTCAAAAGAAGTGAAAAAGAAGAACATGTTTTTAAGCTTGGCTGAAAGAATGGTTGAAAAACTTTTGAAGGAGGAAAAAGTTGATGCAGAGGAAG aaGTGAGACTGTATGTGATGATTCTGGAACAGCAACAAAAATATGAACAGTTACTGGAATTAGTGCAAACTGATTTCGGAG AAAAATTGCGATGTATTCTCAGTGAAAAGGacgaaaaaattgttgaatattTAATGCTATTAAAGAAATGGCCTGAggcaaatttaaaatataaaggtCTAATAGAAAAACA CATTGACCAATGGTCTTTTTACAAAGGATATTTGTCATCTTTTATTCACCTTCGAGCTTCTGGCTACTCTCCTGACGCCCCAGTTGATACCGAAAA tataCAACCTGATTACACAACCGAGCAAGTAAAATCTTTTCTGCTAAAGCTGGGAGAAAACTCAGTATCACGAGCACCCACCCTTGCTGTTATGGAACTGATAAAAATTGATGACACAATAAAAGACA AGTCTGAAGAGCTTGGTGGTTATCTCATGAAATATTTTGAAGCCTTTGGTTCGAAGCCGTGCTGCTATAGTGATGTCCAaagttattttgatttattaaaaaatgataaagcaAAAAAG GTAATTGAGAAACTGCATTCTAACCTTGGGACTTGTGATGAAGATGCCACTTGCAAGGAAAAG GTACGTTATCTAGTGCAAGGAATTTGTTTGGAGTGTTTGTCTCGACAACTTGGATTTCAAAATAGTCTCACAAATGATGCAAAGTTTGAAAAGGCTAAAGCATACATGAAAAGATATAAGGAATCTTTAAAGCTAG GTTCTGATTTAAATGCTACAGAACCACAATATGGCGATCAACTTGTTCTCTTGGCTGTGTACTTACTGCTGGATGTAAACTGTGTAAAAG GAGATGAGAGTATGGTTTGGCACATTCTGCTGTTTCTCGAAGAAGCCGTCGAAAGCAGTCCCACATTTGCacagtttaaattattactgTTTTATTTATACTCAAAGTTAG GTGCTTTTGGCGCTTGTGAAGCATTAATAAGCGACGTGGAAGTGAAATATATTATGTACGACTCGCTTGG ATATTTGCTCACGGCTGGCTCGTACATATCTGGTCAATTCCAATCGACAGACAGACTCTACGATTCGTCTATTGGATTTTTCATGTCAAGTCAAAAGGAC ACTCCAGAGCAAATAATTGCATCCTACAAATACGGATCATTTGGACAG gtaTTAGAAATGACTGAATTGAAGAGGCGATTAAGCAAATCTTATCAATTTGCTCAGTTGAAGTTGGAGAAGCTCTACATTGACCTGCTGAAGTACGCAAACAC TGTTGGTGAAACTAAAGACAAATTCTCGGAAATCCAATCAGCCTTAAAGAAGATTAACATAACAG ATTTAACGACAGAAAATCTTTGTGATAATAGGGACTTGAGTTTCATGGATAATTTCGAACCGATGCTACA ACGGCTGACAGATGCTGAAAAAAAAGTGTCGTTTAAAGACAAT GTGTCGTGGATCCGTCTGCGCTATCTTCTGCTCAAAGTCGTCTCGAATTGTCTGCCTCTGGAGAATGAGGTAAAGGAGGCTGTCGTTAATGGAGATGCAGAAATAAATGGAGATGCGATGGAAATATATTTGCAACTGATTGACGAGTATCCTTCAGTAGAACCATCATCCGTTGCACTGTTAGATCGCTGG TCGAGTATACACCGTCCTCCTCCAAGTCCCGTTGACATGTACACCAGCTTAAAATACCATCGTGTTCTCGTGTCGCTGGTAAAATGTTGTGAAACGTTAAAGCACTCCACAG AATTAGATGACACTTGTATACAATTTGTGACGGATGACATGAAGTTGGCAAGCGACGTTTTGACAG CAAATTTTGATGTCATCGTTTCTCAGTTAACGCGATCACACGGCGATAACCAAATGTTCAATGGGAAAAACTTAGCAAACATCGTTTATTTTGTCGAG ACATGCAACCTCTCCATCGTACTTGTTCTTGCTATGAAATTAGCATTGGAAAATAAACTAATAACGCTTCGCAGGGGGAAGAGGAAAAAAGGGACGAGTAAA CATGTCGAGATTACTTCAGCACTAAAACATTTCTCCAAAACGCTGAAAGAAAAGTTGAAGTCGTTGTTGGAAAAACTAACGGCCGTGAA